A single region of the Pseudomonas sp. B21-023 genome encodes:
- a CDS encoding DUF1244 domain-containing protein — protein MTPQQQLELEAAAFRRLVDHLQKRTDVQNIDLMNLSGFCRNCLSKWLKAAADDRQIELSLDDAREQVYGMPYAEWKAQYQNEASAEQKAAFEQGKPRD, from the coding sequence ATGACCCCGCAACAACAGCTCGAACTCGAAGCCGCCGCGTTCCGGCGCCTGGTCGACCACCTGCAAAAACGTACCGACGTGCAGAACATCGACCTGATGAACCTCTCCGGCTTCTGCCGCAACTGCCTGTCCAAGTGGCTCAAGGCCGCCGCCGATGATCGCCAGATCGAGCTGAGCCTGGACGATGCCCGTGAGCAGGTGTACGGCATGCCCTATGCCGAATGGAAAGCCCAATACCAGAACGAAGCCAGCGCCGAGCAGAAAGCGGCGTTCGAACAAGGAAAACCGCGTGACTGA
- a CDS encoding HopJ type III effector protein: MTDLNSLRSSLASGEHVFADTLAFIAANYSYQPQAFDNGDVHNAAGQNEGSCKTLGLALLEGLSDQEALLAFGEHYRSVVATPEGSDHGNIRALIKHGLAGVKFTTRPLARLG; the protein is encoded by the coding sequence GTGACTGACCTGAATAGCCTGCGCAGCAGCCTCGCCAGCGGCGAACACGTTTTTGCCGACACCCTGGCCTTCATCGCCGCGAACTACAGCTACCAGCCCCAGGCCTTCGACAATGGCGACGTGCACAACGCCGCCGGGCAGAACGAAGGCTCGTGCAAGACCCTGGGCCTGGCGCTGCTCGAAGGGTTGAGCGACCAGGAGGCACTGCTGGCCTTCGGTGAGCACTACCGTAGCGTGGTCGCCACGCCCGAGGGCAGCGACCATGGCAATATCCGTGCGCTGATCAAGCATGGGCTGGCCGGGGTGAAGTTCACCACCCGGCCACTTGCGCGCCTGGGCTGA
- a CDS encoding alpha/beta fold hydrolase — MSSLTQPACAFRHVAADGYGLGGFRWRHAEPDPLRPLVIINAATSVRCRYYSRFADYLFAQGFDVLTYDYRGIGESRPATLRGFQASWSDWGRLDFEAMLQLAAAEHPGQPMHVVGHSFGGWALGLAPSAGQVRHALLVGAQFAYWRDYAPEQRWQLFGKWHVVMPLLTRLFGYFPGKRLGWLEDTPAGVVRDWVARTPRYEQRPSGRLLSGTPFAQVQAATLAISLTDDPFGTVAATERLLGYLRTGERRHLRVAPVDISVGEIGHFAFFHDRFRESLWPIALEWLQKGRLEAGTPGRLIS; from the coding sequence ATGAGCAGCCTTACCCAACCCGCCTGTGCCTTTCGTCATGTCGCCGCCGACGGCTATGGCCTCGGCGGATTTCGCTGGCGCCACGCCGAACCCGACCCCCTGCGTCCACTGGTGATCATCAACGCCGCCACCTCGGTGCGTTGCCGCTACTACTCGCGTTTCGCCGACTACCTGTTCGCCCAGGGCTTTGACGTGCTCACCTACGATTATCGCGGCATCGGCGAGTCACGCCCGGCCACGCTGCGCGGTTTCCAGGCGTCCTGGAGCGACTGGGGCCGGCTGGACTTCGAAGCAATGTTGCAACTGGCCGCCGCCGAGCATCCGGGCCAGCCGATGCATGTGGTCGGCCACAGCTTCGGCGGCTGGGCGCTGGGGCTGGCACCGTCGGCGGGGCAGGTGCGCCATGCGCTGCTGGTGGGCGCGCAGTTCGCCTATTGGCGCGACTATGCGCCGGAGCAGCGTTGGCAGCTGTTCGGCAAATGGCACGTGGTGATGCCGCTGTTGACCCGGCTGTTCGGCTATTTCCCCGGAAAGCGCCTAGGCTGGCTGGAAGACACCCCGGCCGGCGTGGTGCGCGATTGGGTTGCCCGTACGCCGCGTTACGAGCAGCGGCCCAGTGGGCGTCTGCTGTCGGGGACGCCATTTGCCCAGGTACAGGCGGCGACCCTGGCCATCAGCCTGACTGACGATCCGTTCGGCACGGTGGCGGCCACCGAGCGGTTGTTGGGGTACCTGCGAACGGGCGAGCGACGGCATCTGCGGGTGGCGCCTGTGGATATCTCGGTCGGGGAGATCGGGCACTTCGCGTTCTTTCACGATCGGTTTCGTGAAAGCCTGTGGCCGATTGCGCTGGAGTGGTTGCAGAAGGGGCGCCTTGAGGCTGGAACACCAGGCCGGCTCATCAGTTGA
- a CDS encoding GNAT family N-acetyltransferase, giving the protein MGVLQKLQERIRRKGLKRTFKTFFERYVFFHWELLWMERDLISPVPPHSLKAHAPVTLVQITTANADAFARHFGDRVETMRELAAEGHTGHMYLDEQGDAVAFIWASVVDYHDKHYYGCTFPVKPGEFFEFGGEMTRPYFGSELSVTAQVELWNTMREKGCHKVVDVVETHNVPAMKLHLRMGYHEQGRVMHVYGLFGRWKLYRETRYHGSRLAVLRKPGVARALPTT; this is encoded by the coding sequence ATGGGCGTACTGCAAAAACTACAAGAACGCATCCGCCGGAAGGGCCTCAAGCGCACCTTCAAGACTTTTTTCGAGCGCTACGTGTTTTTCCATTGGGAACTGCTGTGGATGGAGCGCGACCTGATCAGCCCTGTGCCGCCGCACAGCCTCAAGGCGCATGCGCCGGTCACCCTGGTGCAGATCACCACGGCCAATGCCGATGCCTTCGCCCGGCATTTCGGCGACCGTGTCGAGACCATGCGCGAGCTGGCCGCCGAGGGCCATACCGGGCACATGTACCTGGATGAGCAGGGCGATGCCGTAGCATTCATCTGGGCCAGCGTGGTGGATTACCACGACAAGCATTACTACGGTTGCACCTTCCCGGTGAAACCCGGCGAGTTCTTCGAGTTCGGCGGCGAGATGACCCGGCCGTACTTTGGCAGCGAGCTGTCGGTGACGGCCCAGGTCGAGCTGTGGAACACCATGCGCGAGAAGGGCTGCCACAAGGTGGTTGACGTGGTGGAGACCCACAACGTGCCAGCAATGAAACTGCACCTGCGCATGGGCTACCACGAGCAGGGCCGGGTGATGCATGTGTACGGCCTGTTCGGTCGCTGGAAGCTGTACCGCGAAACCCGCTACCACGGCTCGCGCCTGGCGGTGCTGCGCAAGCCGGGCGTGGCGCGGGCGCTGCCGACCACCTGA
- the fabV gene encoding enoyl-ACP reductase FabV — protein MAIIHPKVRGFICTTTHPKGCELNVRDQIEATRKLGVREDGPKKVLVIGASSGYGLAARITAAFGFKADTLGVFFEKPGTETKAGTAGWYNAAAFDKFAKAEGLYSKSINGDAFSDEARAKVIELIKNEMGGQVDLVIYSLASPVRKLPQTGEVIRSALKPIGQPYKSTAIDTNKDTIIEASIEPATEQEIADTVTVMGGQDWELWIDALNAAGVLAPQARTVAFSYIGSDITWPIYWDGALGKAKQDLDETAQRLGKKVGGSANVAVLKSVVTQASSAIPVMPLYLSMVFKIMQEKGIHEGTQHQLDRMFRDRMYRADGAPAALDDEGRLRLDDWELRDDVQDACRAMWPKVTTENLFELTDYAGYKKQFLNLFGFERADINYDEDVATDVRFDCIEL, from the coding sequence TCATCTGCACCACGACTCACCCCAAGGGCTGCGAGCTCAACGTCCGTGACCAGATCGAAGCCACCCGCAAGCTGGGCGTGCGCGAGGATGGTCCGAAGAAAGTCCTGGTGATCGGTGCCTCCAGCGGCTACGGCCTGGCCGCGCGCATCACTGCGGCGTTCGGCTTCAAGGCCGACACCCTCGGCGTGTTCTTCGAAAAGCCGGGCACCGAGACCAAGGCCGGCACCGCTGGTTGGTACAACGCCGCCGCCTTCGACAAGTTCGCCAAGGCCGAAGGCCTGTACAGCAAGTCGATCAACGGTGATGCCTTCTCCGACGAAGCCCGTGCCAAGGTCATCGAGCTGATCAAGAACGAAATGGGCGGCCAGGTCGATCTGGTCATCTACTCCCTGGCCTCGCCGGTGCGCAAGCTGCCGCAGACCGGTGAAGTGATCCGCTCGGCCCTGAAGCCGATCGGCCAGCCGTACAAGTCGACCGCCATCGACACCAACAAGGACACCATCATCGAGGCCAGCATCGAGCCGGCCACCGAGCAGGAAATCGCCGATACCGTCACCGTGATGGGCGGCCAGGACTGGGAGCTGTGGATTGACGCCCTGAACGCCGCTGGCGTGCTGGCACCGCAGGCCCGCACCGTGGCCTTCAGCTACATCGGCTCCGACATCACCTGGCCGATCTACTGGGACGGCGCGCTGGGCAAGGCCAAGCAGGACCTGGACGAAACCGCCCAGCGCCTGGGCAAAAAAGTCGGTGGCAGTGCCAACGTTGCGGTGCTGAAGTCGGTGGTTACCCAGGCCAGCTCGGCGATCCCGGTGATGCCGCTGTACCTGTCGATGGTCTTCAAGATCATGCAGGAGAAGGGTATCCACGAAGGTACCCAGCACCAGCTGGACCGCATGTTCCGTGACCGCATGTACCGTGCGGACGGTGCGCCGGCTGCACTGGACGACGAAGGCCGTCTGCGTCTGGACGACTGGGAGCTGCGTGATGATGTGCAGGACGCCTGCCGTGCCATGTGGCCGAAGGTGACCACCGAGAACCTGTTCGAGCTGACCGACTACGCCGGTTACAAGAAACAGTTCCTCAACCTGTTCGGTTTCGAGCGCGCTGACATCAACTACGACGAAGACGTAGCCACCGACGTACGGTTCGACTGCATCGAGCTGTAA